DNA from Williamwhitmania taraxaci:
GATGGTAGAATGGTGGTTAGAACTTATCAGGGTCCGGTTGCTTGCATGGAGCTAAAGAAAGATACAGGCGTATGTTGGGCCGGAGTAAACCAACGAAAAACAATACTGGTTCCCGATGTGGAAAAGTTTCCGAATCACATTACCTGCGACTCTCGCTCGAAATCGGAAGTTGTGGTGCCGGTATTTAATGCCAATAATGAAGTTATTGGCGTGCTAGACGTGGATAGTATAGAGTTAAACTCCTTCGACGAGATTGATGCGCTGTGGCTAGAAAAGATTATCGCCCTTTTAAAGAAGTAAGTAAGTGAGCATAAATGATTGAGAGAGGAATATGCGACTCTTACATAATAAATTCAATATATGCCGAAGGAATCAAGTCTTTCGGCATATTATTTGCTGATATTCGCGTGAAACCTAAAAACTACTGCTATGAAGAGACTACTATTCTTACTTGCCGGAACTGTAATAATTGGGCAAAGTTGCCTCAAAAATGATGATTGCAACGATTGCTTTAGTGGACCTGCACTTTTTGGTTTTACACTAATGCCAACGGAATTATTGGCGAACAAAGACACAGCAAGCTTGATACCATCGGTTTACAAGTTGGATACGATAAGACTCTACTACTTCGATGGCGATATTAAAAAGAATGTAGCCTTAGGGTATGGTCGCATCAACGAGAAAGGAGACTATCTGGTTTCTACCGATATTTCGGTGGTGAGTGCAAGTAAAAACATTAACACGTTTTACCTATACCTAAACCAACAAGATACAGATACTATTTACTTTGCTTGCAAACTCGTAAATGACGGTTGCTGTACATCCTACTCTTACGATAGCCTTTCGTATAATGGTAAAAAGATGCTTTACTATAAAAACTCAAGTCTTCGATATGCTGTAAAGCCACAACCTAATATTCGATAATCAGAGAACAGAGACATTTATGAAACCCACCAACGTTATCTAACGTGTGGTGGGTTTTCTATGTCGAGCTCATAGGTTTTCGCTGGTTGGGCTTAAGCTATCTTGAAACTCCGACTAGGGAATGCGGAATTGAACGGGGTAATGATTACTTTTGCCTGCCAAATCTCACTCACGAACGCATATGAAGCTGCATACCGATAAACCTATTTCGCTTTTCGACCTAGTAATGGGACAATTAAACCTTGGTTCGAAAACAAAGGGAAAGAAAATTGTGGAATACAGCACCATTCATATTAATGGGAAAGCAATAAATAACCCTCGCTATATGGTTAATCCAGGCGATGAGGTTACGCTTGAGCGAGAGGGAAAGCCAATTCGAAAAATTAAAGCTCCATTTCCTATTCTTTACGAAGACGACGATCTGCT
Protein-coding regions in this window:
- a CDS encoding GAF domain-containing protein, whose protein sequence is MDKAKKEGRYSRVYDQLVELLKKSEDTTAQMCTINAVLKNKFDYFFWCGFYCLTPDGRMVVRTYQGPVACMELKKDTGVCWAGVNQRKTILVPDVEKFPNHITCDSRSKSEVVVPVFNANNEVIGVLDVDSIELNSFDEIDALWLEKIIALLKK